A stretch of the Bubalus kerabau isolate K-KA32 ecotype Philippines breed swamp buffalo chromosome 11, PCC_UOA_SB_1v2, whole genome shotgun sequence genome encodes the following:
- the MTLN gene encoding mitoregulin has product MADVSERTLQLSVLVAFASGVLVGWQANRLRRRYLDWRKKRLQDKLAATQKKLDLA; this is encoded by the coding sequence ATGGCGGACGTGTCCGAGAGGACACTGCAATTGTCTGTACTGGTGGCCTTCGCCTCCGGAGTGCTCGTGGGCTGGCAGGCAAACCGGCTGCGGCGGCGGTACCTGGACTGGAGGAAGAAGAGGCTGCAAGATAAGCTAGCGGCGACGCAGAAGAAGCTGGATCTGGCCTGA